The genomic DNA CCTTTTTAATTATGATTTAAATTTGAACACCATTTGAGTCATCATAAAGTTTAAGCATGAGTGAGCATTCATTAGAATTACTAAGTGTAGCATTTGTTTCACTAATGGTGTTCTTGATTGTATTTCCAAGAGAATCGATAAATGACACTTTGTCACCAACTCTTAACTTATGTGTATAAGTTACTTTGGCTTTCCAATATATGAGCCTTATATTACGGTTAGAACCTAATGTTATTTCTTGTTGAGGTATAAACTGCAGTCCGTAATCTTCAAGTTTTTCATAATGAGTAGAATGACCAGTTTTCATATAGTTTGTAAATATAAAATTACATTCAACTTTGTCTATTCCATTACCAACGTCTGCTAATGCGCTTTTGACATATTTTTTAGATAGTTTTTCTATAAATTCTTTTGGAGTTGTTGCGTAAAAGTTTTCTTCAATGACTCTAAGCTTGTCATCAGTGCTCATATTGATAATATTTCTATTTGGAAAAGCTGATTTAATAGCAGCCTCTACGCTCATACCTTTAAATTGTTTAGTTTTAAGTTCACGATTGAAAAAATTACTTTTTGAGGCTAAGTGAATCTCAAGTTCTACACTAAAATCACCACTAGGATAATCAGTACTCATTGGAACGCCAAGATACCCTGCCATGATAAATTCAAATTCTTTTTCATGAGCATATTTTTTATAAAAT from Borrelia coriaceae includes the following:
- a CDS encoding DUF693 family protein, with translation MILLKYDFKIEFYSTINSSNSDITGEAITEDVPKIVIDTQDGIHIDISISNIYSSYNFVRAKQAKLVLWNLPLDFTSDVKEGDVVKIFYKKYAHEKEFEFIMAGYLGVPMSTDYPSGDFSVELEIHLASKSNFFNRELKTKQFKGMSVEAAIKSAFPNRNIINMSTDDKLRVIEENFYATTPKEFIEKLSKKYVKSALADVGNGIDKVECNFIFTNYMKTGHSTHYEKLEDYGLQFIPQQEITLGSNRNIRLIYWKAKVTYTHKLRVGDKVSFIDSLGNTIKNTISETNATLSNSNECSLMLKLYDDSNGVQI